One Geitlerinema sp. PCC 9228 DNA window includes the following coding sequences:
- a CDS encoding 2Fe-2S iron-sulfur cluster-binding protein, translating to MSDKKVYTVQIHNRFEDKWYTVQVPEDQYILRTAEEQHGKLPFLCRNGACTTCAVRVISGEIYQPEAMGLSPQVRRQGYSLICVGYPRSDLVLETQDEDEVYDMQFGRYFGKGRVRFGIPLDDD from the coding sequence ATGAGCGATAAAAAAGTCTATACCGTTCAAATTCACAATCGCTTTGAAGACAAGTGGTATACCGTACAAGTACCGGAAGACCAGTACATTCTCAGAACCGCTGAGGAACAACATGGGAAACTGCCCTTTTTGTGCCGCAATGGGGCTTGTACCACCTGTGCGGTGCGGGTAATTTCCGGGGAAATTTACCAACCAGAAGCCATGGGATTGTCGCCCCAGGTGCGCCGTCAAGGCTATTCTCTCATCTGCGTTGGCTATCCCCGTTCCGATTTGGTGTTGGAAACCCAAGACGAAGACGAAGTCTACGATATGCAATTTGGACGTTATTTTGGTAAAGGGAGGGTACGGTTTGGTATTCCTCTGGACGATGATTGA
- a CDS encoding EamA family transporter encodes MGPRDNQPNTPPSDHRGMVENFLQAVSNELDSLQQHLTGELSQDVERLQAEKQRLQQQIEELRQRYQQLQEQTDTLTAQPSQQQQASAAELSQSTVDQLDELLSQRLEEVVQKLQHSSSVAPRSGGDLAGSEDLLADYTENSHSLVSTSSHSDRLAESGHTYSERLHTYRGALSQQLDRLQSLQQQGDAIVERLVNRLSQQMGSSNPFETTSETFAEFPAVQEESSLAQEPSQNTTTRPPTHPQPEPETPTSTKTAAAQKAAANLRLGLLFALSAAGVLSLFNVSVSTILGTPNTVLGVWETGGLISPSFGNSLFILFVRMVVVVLLMPVLALQLYPALFDDIRRFLRQGDRVLQAQAVSSGLCLFASQVMIYVALGNIPSGVAVTILFVYPLITVVASWALFGDRPTILRWVILAVISVGTVLSLPNLLVDNVPGNLQIGVMSAFGAGITFAGYVLLTQICSKKLHPVPFSLVNFSVILLFSFLGILLAWQTQFPDTIAPQEAFDDWNLLAAGAWLGVLTLFSYLLNNFAIRYAGAALASIVGATGPAITALLALVLIGEALLTRQWLGMSLVVIGVLGLNVEKTIVARKKAAASK; translated from the coding sequence ATGGGGCCAAGGGACAATCAACCAAACACGCCGCCAAGCGACCATCGAGGGATGGTAGAAAACTTCCTCCAGGCGGTAAGCAACGAACTAGACAGTCTGCAACAGCATCTAACCGGTGAGCTGAGTCAAGACGTGGAACGGTTGCAAGCGGAAAAACAGCGCTTGCAGCAACAGATCGAAGAACTGCGGCAAAGGTACCAGCAGCTGCAGGAGCAAACCGATACCCTCACCGCCCAACCAAGCCAACAACAGCAGGCATCGGCGGCAGAGCTATCGCAAAGTACGGTTGACCAGCTAGACGAGTTGTTAAGCCAGCGTTTGGAGGAAGTGGTACAAAAACTGCAGCATAGTTCCTCAGTCGCGCCTCGTTCTGGGGGCGATTTGGCTGGCAGCGAAGATTTGCTGGCAGATTACACCGAAAATTCCCACAGTTTGGTTTCTACTTCTTCCCATAGCGATCGCTTGGCGGAAAGCGGCCATACCTACAGCGAGCGCTTGCATACCTACCGAGGTGCGCTCTCCCAACAATTGGACCGCTTGCAAAGCTTGCAGCAACAGGGAGATGCGATTGTGGAACGGTTGGTCAACCGCTTGAGCCAGCAAATGGGCAGCAGCAATCCTTTTGAAACGACAAGCGAGACTTTTGCAGAATTTCCCGCCGTTCAAGAAGAAAGCAGCCTCGCTCAAGAACCATCCCAAAACACAACCACCAGACCCCCCACCCATCCCCAACCGGAACCCGAAACCCCAACATCCACCAAGACAGCCGCCGCTCAAAAAGCAGCAGCCAATTTACGGTTGGGATTGCTCTTTGCCCTGAGCGCTGCTGGGGTTTTGTCGCTGTTCAACGTCAGCGTTAGCACCATTTTAGGCACACCCAACACGGTCTTGGGGGTATGGGAAACCGGGGGCTTGATTTCTCCCAGTTTTGGCAACTCCCTATTTATTTTATTCGTGCGAATGGTGGTAGTGGTATTGCTCATGCCGGTACTGGCTTTGCAACTATATCCGGCTCTGTTTGACGATATCCGCCGCTTTTTGCGCCAGGGAGACCGAGTTTTGCAAGCACAAGCTGTGAGCAGCGGTTTGTGTTTGTTTGCCTCCCAGGTGATGATTTACGTTGCCTTGGGGAACATTCCCAGCGGCGTGGCAGTAACCATTCTGTTTGTGTATCCATTGATTACAGTGGTTGCTTCTTGGGCATTGTTTGGCGATCGCCCCACAATTTTACGCTGGGTTATCCTGGCTGTTATCAGTGTGGGAACCGTTTTATCGCTGCCCAACTTGCTAGTAGATAACGTACCGGGAAACTTACAAATTGGCGTGATGTCAGCTTTTGGCGCTGGTATCACCTTTGCTGGTTATGTATTGTTAACGCAAATTTGCTCGAAAAAATTGCACCCCGTTCCCTTCAGTTTGGTCAATTTCAGCGTTATTCTATTGTTCTCGTTTTTGGGCATTCTATTAGCCTGGCAAACCCAATTTCCAGATACCATAGCCCCACAAGAAGCATTTGACGACTGGAACTTGCTTGCTGCTGGCGCTTGGTTGGGCGTTTTGACATTATTTAGTTATTTGCTGAACAATTTTGCCATTCGCTACGCCGGCGCTGCTTTAGCTTCGATTGTGGGTGCCACTGGTCCTGCCATTACCGCCTTGCTAGCCCTGGTTTTAATTGGCGAAGCGCTCTTGACTCGTCAATGGTTGGGCATGTCGCTAGTGGTTATTGGCGTTTTGGGATTAAATGTAGAAAAAACAATTGTTGCTAGGAAAAAAGCTGCTGCTTCCAAATAG